From the genome of Neomonachus schauinslandi chromosome 1, ASM220157v2, whole genome shotgun sequence:
AGGGAGATAGAACTACAAGAGTAACTCAGAAGGCAACAATGTTAACAGGGCCAAGAGTTCCCACCAGTTTGGTGAGGAGCCCAGTTCCTCCTTAAACAGGAGAAGGCCTTCGAATGCTGGTGGCTGGCTGGGGAACAGGCACCAGAGCTGTCACAAAAAGGGCCCACGGAGAGAGTGATGGGCTCAGGGAGACCAAACTCAAACGCTGACCTGGTCACCAAGGTAGAGGGAAACCAGTAAGCACTGGAGACCCAAGCTGCCAGTTACTGGTAGCCCACTGCACACAGCATCCCTGTCCCCCCTAGGAGAGCTCATCCCCAACAGATCATCACGGGCCCAGGGGCCCTTGACTGGCTGCTTGGGTAGGTTGTAGTTTTATTCTCAGAAGAACCGGAACGAAGGGCCACTCCACTTACAGGGGCAGGGACAACGGGAGAGAGTCAGAAAGTCGGGGAGTGGAATGAAGGCCAGGCTGAAAAGAGGGAATGCCATCAAaacctgcccttcccccacaccttGCCCAGAAGGTCCAGCTGGAggcccacagcccagcccaggggcACAGCATGAGTGCCAGAGACGGTTCTCAGACACTGACAGCTGGGGTCCCCCACACCCCAAAGAAAACACCAGCGTCTCCCCAGGCTCGCTGGGCAGTGAGGTTCACTAGGTGAGAAGCGGggaactcacacacacacacgaagaatTCCACATAACCCCGCCCCCCCTCATATTAGTGTCGTCCTTAATTACTGGGGGGGTTACTACACCACCAAAGCAGAACAGCACACCAAACGTTATCAAGGCGAGTTGCaaccagaacaaaaaaaaaaaaacctttggaaaGTAAAGATAGGGCGAtccaaataaaaagctgaatGTGAGAGCTTGGAGGTCCaagttaaataaatcttttagaaaggagaagaaaaagtggaaaaacaaaagaaaaaaacctaaatgaaatTTTGGAGCAAGAACAGCAAGAAGCGTGGAAAGTATCATCACAGAAGTACAAGAGTGTTCCCCCAAAAAGGGAAATAACCCAGGGCTGAGAGAATCTCCTCGTTCTGACAGAAACACGTAAAACGCCTGTCAATAAAAACAATCAGGACAGTTTACCACACCCAGAAAAAACTTTAGTTtctagcaaagaaagaaaaagaccaggaACAAAAGGTGGGGAAACCAGGAGGGAATCCGATTTTTCACAAGAGCACTGGAAACAAGGGGCGAGCAACCCCTTCCCAGTGTCAAGATGGATTTTTCACCCTAACTTCTGGTCATTCGGGGTCACAGACGACCAAGGACTCACACTCGCTCAGTCGGCCGAGGTCCTCAAAAGCCACCCCGCGATGCATCCCGACAGGACCGGGAAAAGGAACACACGGCCGGACAGAACAGTCGCCCGCTCCGGAGAGCAGGACAGAAAGTTCTGGACAACTGCGCGGCTGCCGCGCGAGCTACCCGCGCAGACCGGGGCAGGTCTGCGGCCTGAGCGGGGTGGAGCGGAGAGCACGAGGAAGCCGCTTGTTTACGGCTAGGGAGAAATACGAAGGACAGGAGGGTGCGGCGGTGAGAGCTTCGAGGGGAAGATCACCACCGGGCCAATAAAGTCAGGCTACCAGGAGGAACGGAGACGTCGGTGTCGCGGGAGAGAAGAGCAGCAGGAGAGCGAACTCTGGCGGGGCCGCTAACACCGGTGCGACCCCACCGGGGACAAGCCAGGGCCAGCCCTAAGGGCACAGGGGAGGCGGCGGGGGCCAAAGCACGCCGGCGCCGggcctcacccactccccctcgGGGACCCCACAGCGGCGGGCACCGCGGCCCCCGCGCACCGccaccccgccccggcccgcTGGCCGCCCGCCAGACCCCCGAGGAGGCGGGACTCGCCTGGCCCGCCCGGAGCGCGGCCCGGGAGCTGGGGCCCGTGGGCGCCGCGAACCCAAAAGCCGCCCGGCCCTCACCCCGCGCCCCCGCCACAGACGCCCGTGGCCCACGTCCGCTGCGGTCCGGGGAAGCCAGGGCCCCGGGACCGCGGTCCTCGGCCCGCGCCTCTCCTCACCCCGCGCTCCTCCTCACTCCGCGCCCGCCGCGGCCACGAATACGTTATGCGCACGCGCGTCGCGCGCTAGGGAAGCACTTCCGGGGACaacgggggtgggtggggaaacGGCCTCCTTTGCGCGCATGCCCGCTCTGCCCAGCGAGGTGGACAGAAGCGCCAGAGGCGCGAGGAAACGGGGCGGGGCTGAGAATAAGGGCCGGTACTCGAAGTGCGCGTGCGCACCAGGCTCTCAACGCCTAACTCGCGCGGGGTCAGTTCTCACCGGAGGCCCGGCTTCTGCTCGTCGGTAAAGGGCGCCACCGATCGTGAGGGTAACTTCCTCTGTTCTCACCCCGGATCCAGCTTATTGCATGATTATCTATAACGACCGTCTGTGTCGTCTACTATCGCGTGCGCCCCACGCGGGCTTCGCTAAGCGCCGAGGCTCCCGGACGATCCACAGGATGAGTGACTCGGCTGCGCGCAAGCGCAGTGGCTGCGGTAGCGCTTCCGGGACGGCGCTGTGGGACTTTTTTGGCGCGAGTGGGGACGGCGGCCGGGAGGGCGCGGTCAGCGCTCCGCGTTTTGGGTCCTGGCAGCGCCATGCGCTACAACGAGAAGGAGCTGCAGGCGCTGTCTCGGCAGCCGGCCGAGCTGGCGGCCGAGCTGGGCATGCGGGGCCCCAAGAAGGGGAGCGGTGAGCGGGCTGGGGCGCCGGGGCGGGCGGGCCGGACGGGCGGGGGTGAGCGGCCGCCGAGCCCGCGTGAGCCCGCCCTGTGCCCGCAGTGCTGAAGCGGCGGCTGGTAAAGTTGGTGGTCAACTTCCTTTTCTACTTCCGGACGGACGAGGCCGAGGTAGGCCGACGGGCCGGGGTCGGGGGCCGGGGCCCGCTCGGGGCCCGGGGGCCATNNNNNNNNNNNNNNNNNNNNNNNNNNNNNNNNNNNNNNNNNNNNNNNNNNNNNNNNNNNNNNNNNNNNNNNNNNNNNNNNNNNNNNNNNNNNNNNNNNNNNNNNNNNNNNNNNNNNNNNNNNNNNNNNNNNNNNNNNNNNNNNNNNNNNNNNNNNNNNNNNNNNNNNNNNNNNNNNNNNNNNNNNNNNNNNNNNNNNNNNNNNNNNNNNNNNNNNNNNNNNNNNNNNNNNNNNNNNNNNNNNNNNNNNNNNNNNNNNNNNNNNNNNNNNNNNNNNNNNNNNNNNNNNNNNNNNNNNNNNNNNNNNNNNNNNNNNNNNNNNNNNNNNNNNNNNNNNNNNNNNNNNNNNNNNNNNNNNNNNNNNNNNNNNNNNNNNNNNNNNNNNNNNNNNNNNNNNNNNNNcccggagggggcggggccgggctggGGTCGGGGGCCCGGCCGAGGGCGGGGGCGGGTTGGGGGCGCGGGGCCGAGGCGGGGGCCGGGGTCCCCGCGGAGGCCCGCCCTCACCGGCCCCCTCGCGCCTCTCTGCCCGCAGCCCGTCGGAGCCTTGCTGCTGGAGCGCTGCAGAGTCACCCAGGAGGAGCCCAGCGGCTTCTCCATCAGTGAGTGCCGGCCCCGGGCCTGCCCCTCCCGGGCCCGGTCGCCGCGTCTGTCTGCGCGGAGGCAAAGTCCACTGCCCCGGGCGGCCGGAGGGCGGGCCGGGCTCTTCCCCCGGGGCGTAACCACTTGCTAGCTGCCGCCGCAGGTGCCCTAGGACTTTCTGTCTTGTTGGGGAGCACTGCACTGTTCGGGTGCCCGGCCGGGTTCTGGGCGCTGGGGAGGATCCTCCGGGTTGTCTTGAGAGCGTCGAGTCAGCAGAGGAAGGCGGAGTTTGTGCTGGTTTTCTGGTGTGGCGCTCAAACGAGAGAAATGTGTGTTCCCCGAGTCCAGGAGGGCAGGAGTCCGACAACAGGGTGTCTGCGGGGGTGGTTCCTTGCCAGGGAAACTTTACCAGGCGATCCTGGCTCCCGGGGGTCGCCAGCAGCCCGAGGTGCCCGATACCTTTGTAGAGTCAATCCTGTAGTCTCCCATGTGCGTGTGGTTCATCCTCTGCGTGtttgtgttcaaatttcccctttttacaaGGACACTAATGGGATTAGGTTTGGTACCCAACTCTTTTCAGGTTGATCCATTAAGTAATTGCACTTGTAACCGTCCTGACTCCAAATAGGGTCGTATTAttaggttctagggattaggacttGAACATTCTGTTctgaggacacaattcagtccacagcacaACTGGTGGGAGGCGATGAGTCTGGGCTGGGACTGGAGGAGGGGACACTTTAGGACGGAGGCAAGAGGAAGCTGAGTCCTGGGGCgggctgggggggcgggcagTGGGTGGGAACAGAcgggggcttctccctctgcaggctTCATGGAGGACCCGGAGAGGAAGTATCACTTTGAGTGCTGCAGTGAGGAGCAGTGTCAGGAGTGGATGGGGGCTCTGCGGCGAGCCAGGTGGGGTGTGGGCCTGCCTGGGGGGGGTCTGGGGCACAGCAGGGCTCTGTGAGCATACGCCACTTTCTCCCCCAGCTACGAGTTCATGCGGAGAAGCCTCATATTCTACAGGAATGAGATCCAGAAGATGACTGGCAAGGTACACAGAGGGTCCAggggagccgggggtgggggcaggggcgtgGGCTCATGCTGCCCGTTCACCCACACAGGACCCCCTGGAGCAGTTCGGCATATCTGAGGAGGCCAGGTTCCAGCTGGGTGGCTTGAAGGCCTGAGTCTGGAacaacccccccgccccatcctcTCCAGGCCCTGGGTTTCCTGGTCAAGCCTGGATTTGCTGCAGCAGATGTTTGGCTTAAAGACTTCAAAAACCCAAGATCGGtaggggtgggcaggggcaggttGGAGAAACAACCCACTGANNNNNNNNNNNNNNNNNNNNNNNNNNNNNNNNNNNNNNNNNNNNNNNNNNNNNNNNNNNNNNNNNNNNNNNNNNNNNNNNNNNNNNNNNNNNNNNNNNNNggggggggggggtcagggggttttttttccaccctcccccccccccccccggcccccggaCTGGTCTGCACCTATTGGTGCCCCATGCTGCTACCGGGGGACAAACGTCCACTCCTAGAAGTTGCTCCAGCCCCTCGGGCACATCCGTCTGGGGTCTGGAGGCTCCTGAGGCTGGTGTAGCTCTCCTGGCCTGTGCAGGCTGAATGTACAAAGCTAGATGATGCTGTGAAGACGGGCGTGGGGGCCACGCCTGCTGGAGCCACTGTGAATTCTACTCCTGCTGATGGGGCAGGCCCTGGCCGGACGCCTCTGGGTGGAGCTGGAAGTCTTCACTCTCAGGCCAGCGTGCTTGTTGTATTCAAATAAAGGGACCTCTTTTCCACGTGGGATGGTGCTGCCGTGAATGCAGGAAGGGGCTGCTGGCCCCAGGTGGTTGGAGCTGGCTCCCGAGGCAGGGCAGTCCTCCCCAGCTTGGAGGTTTAAGTGCCCAGGAGCAAGGGCCAGGTTACCCCAGTAGAGGGACAGAGACCTAGAACCAgaccagggagaggcagggaggctgggactTTGCTTGGCCCATGGGGCCTGTAGTGCTAACAGGCCCCAAGGGACAATGGAAGGGTGATGTGATTGAACCTGAAAGTGACCTGTGATCCCAGTTCCTAGGCCTTTTCTTGAGTACAGGCAGGACCTCAGAAAGGGGTTTTGCCAGTATTAGAATCCTAAGTCAATCccttttaataaaaaagagaggcatcctgggtgggcctggtcTAATCAGCTGTAAGCACGGGAGGGACTGGGCCTCCCTGAGGAGGGTGCTTGCTGTCTGCCGTGGTCACGGGGCTGCCTTAAGGAGCCTACCAGGCTTCTGCCGGGAGCACCGTCCTCCCCACTTGGGGAATGGTGAGGGTGACCCCTGGCCCTCACACCTCTCCCTTGCTGCATCATCGTCAGAAAGAAATGCTGCCGCCAGATGAGGTTCAAGTGAAAAGTATTTTATTACAGCGCCTAGAGGTGGAAATGCAGAGTGCACTGGGGTTCTCTTAGGAAAAGAGGGTCAAGCCAGCAGCCCAGGGAGGGACAGGCCATGCCAGCACCCCCAACCGAAACACAGTCTACCAGAAACACAAAGCAAAGCCCCGTCCGAGTTACAAACCAAGGTTGAGAGACGTGGGAAACAACCCAGTGTGGCTGGACCGTGGGAATGAGGGCGGGGCGGGTAAAGAGGGGCACGTGAGCCTTAGGTAAATCACAGTCCGTAGCTGCAAGAGACGGCGAGCTGCCCGGGAGGGCCGTGTTCACGGTTAGGTTTTCCTGAGCAGAGCCCCCTGCGGCCCACCAGACTTCCCTGAAGTTGCCCGCGGTCGGCGGTAGCCCTGGGGCTCTGTGCACGGGCTTgctgcctcccctcctgctaGGGTCAGCCCAGCCACCGCGGGGTGGTCCCAAACGCCCCCGCTAGTGCCAGAGACTCAGTGTGACACGTCCGGGGGGGCCCCCTGAAGTGATGCAGTATGTGCGAACAGGGTCGCTCTGTTCTACGCTGGGGACTCAGGCGTGACCTCTCCGCTGTCCACCCACCCTGTAGCTTTTTAGGGAGCCCTGTGCCCCTGACACGggtgggcgtgtgtgtgtgtggccaagCAAACACTGCCCTGTCCTGGGGGCCAGGGCTTGGGGTTCACGGGGGTGAGGCACAGCACCTTCATGCACCGGGGGCGCCAACCCAGAAGGAGGGAGCCAGGGCAGCCAGTTACAGAAGGATGGGCCAATTTCAAGAACCCATCGCGAGCACCATC
Proteins encoded in this window:
- the PLEKHJ1 gene encoding pleckstrin homology domain-containing family J member 1 isoform X1; this translates as MRYNEKELQALSRQPAELAAELGMRGPKKGSVLKRRLVKLVVNFLFYFRTDEAEPVGALLLERCRVTQEEPSGFSISFMEDPERKYHFECCSEEQCQEWMGALRRASYEFMRRSLIFYRNEIQKMTGKTHQAPVTNLPHVTGPRAASLLRTLVDRGGSPGRAGTYDSKCTCTSPPCRRESGTRPSPSTTRNGSAQDRGGSDRPPPADRSYAKGADPRPKGQQSGRSRSQ
- the PLEKHJ1 gene encoding pleckstrin homology domain-containing family J member 1 isoform X2 encodes the protein MRYNEKELQALSRQPAELAAELGMRGPKKGSVLKRRLVKLVVNFLFYFRTDEAEPVGALLLERCRVTQEEPSGFSISFMEDPERKYHFECCSEEQCQEWMGALRRASYEFMRRSLIFYRNEIQKMTGKDPLEQFGISEEARFQLGGLKA